From a region of the Panicum virgatum strain AP13 chromosome 2K, P.virgatum_v5, whole genome shotgun sequence genome:
- the LOC120668889 gene encoding probable S-adenosylmethionine carrier 2, chloroplastic isoform X4 — protein sequence MGGGEDGGSCNLLQVLFEGAVAGGAAGVVVETALYPIDTIKTRLQAAQGGSKIQWKGLYAGLGGNIMGVLPASAIFVGVYEPAKRKLLELLPENLSAIAHLTAGAIGGVASSLIRVPTEVVKQRMQMSQFKTAPDAVRLIVAKEGIKGLYAGYGSFLLRDLPFDAIQFCIYEQLRIGYRLAAKRDLKDAENAIIGAFAGAITGALTTPLDVMKTRLMIQGQANQHRGFIDCAQTILREEGAGAFLKVKLLQPK from the exons ATGGGCGGTGGTGAAGACGGGGGATCGTGCAATCTGCTCCAAGTTCTTTTTG AGGGTGCTGTAGCTGGAGGAGCTGCTGGTGTTGTTGTCGAAACAGCTTTATACCCTATTGATACAATAAAGACGAGGCTTCAG GCTGCTCAAGGCGGAAGTAAAATTCAATGGAAAGGCTTGTATGCTGGGTTAGGTGGAAATATCATGGGTGTTCTTCC TGCTTCTGCAATATTTGTGGGAGTGTATGAACCAGCTAAAAGAAAACTACTGGAATTGCTTCCTGAAAATTTGAGTGCTATTGCTCATTTG ACTGCAGGGGCAATTGGTGGGGTTGCTTCTTCTCTTATTCGTGTTCCCACGGAG GTGGTTAAGCAAAGAATGCAAATGAGTCAATTCAAGACTGCGCCTGATGCTGTTCGCCTTATTGTTGCTAAAGAAGGAATCAAGGGTCTTTATGCT GGCTATGGATCCTTTCTACTGCGAGATCTGCCATTTGATGCTATTCAATTTTGCATATATGAGCAGCTCCGAATCGGCTATCGATTAGCG GCAAAGAGGGATTTGAAAGACGCAGAAAATGCAATTATTGGTGCTTTTGCTG GTGCCATTACTGGTGCTCTAACAACGCCCCTCGATGTCATGAAGACAAGATTGATGATTCAG GGACAGGCAAACCAACATAGAGGATTCATAGACTGTGCTCAAACTATTCTGCGAGAGGAAGGCGCTGGCGCCTTCTTGAAGGTAAAACTTTTGCAACCGAAGTAG
- the LOC120668889 gene encoding probable S-adenosylmethionine carrier 2, chloroplastic isoform X2: MCLHNLVLEATMHCLPDVLVTSIRILSAAQGGSKIQWKGLYAGLGGNIMGVLPASAIFVGVYEPAKRKLLELLPENLSAIAHLTAGAIGGVASSLIRVPTEVVKQRMQMSQFKTAPDAVRLIVAKEGIKGLYAGYGSFLLRDLPFDAIQFCIYEQLRIGYRLAAKRDLKDAENAIIGAFAGAITGALTTPLDVMKTRLMIQGQANQHRGFIDCAQTILREEGAGAFLKGIEPRVLWIGIGGSIFFGVLEKTKPVLAQRSRRRDAKLKL, translated from the exons ATGTGTCTCCACAATCTTGTTCTTGAAGCAACAATGCATTGTCTTCCTGATGTGCTTGTGACGTCCATAAGAATCCTATCT GCTGCTCAAGGCGGAAGTAAAATTCAATGGAAAGGCTTGTATGCTGGGTTAGGTGGAAATATCATGGGTGTTCTTCC TGCTTCTGCAATATTTGTGGGAGTGTATGAACCAGCTAAAAGAAAACTACTGGAATTGCTTCCTGAAAATTTGAGTGCTATTGCTCATTTG ACTGCAGGGGCAATTGGTGGGGTTGCTTCTTCTCTTATTCGTGTTCCCACGGAG GTGGTTAAGCAAAGAATGCAAATGAGTCAATTCAAGACTGCGCCTGATGCTGTTCGCCTTATTGTTGCTAAAGAAGGAATCAAGGGTCTTTATGCT GGCTATGGATCCTTTCTACTGCGAGATCTGCCATTTGATGCTATTCAATTTTGCATATATGAGCAGCTCCGAATCGGCTATCGATTAGCG GCAAAGAGGGATTTGAAAGACGCAGAAAATGCAATTATTGGTGCTTTTGCTG GTGCCATTACTGGTGCTCTAACAACGCCCCTCGATGTCATGAAGACAAGATTGATGATTCAG GGACAGGCAAACCAACATAGAGGATTCATAGACTGTGCTCAAACTATTCTGCGAGAGGAAGGCGCTGGCGCCTTCTTGAAG GGTATCGAGCCAAGGGTGTTGTGGATCGGCATCGGCGGATCAATCTTCTTTGGCGTTCtggagaaaacaaaaccggTTCTGGCTCAGAGGAGCCGCCGTAGGGATGCTAAGCTCAAACTTTAG
- the LOC120668889 gene encoding probable S-adenosylmethionine carrier 2, chloroplastic isoform X3, which translates to MGGGEDGGSCNLLQVLFEGAVAGGAAGVVVETALYPIDTIKTRLQAAQGGSKIQWKGLYAGLGGNIMGVLPASAIFVGVYEPAKRKLLELLPENLSAIAHLTAGAIGGVASSLIRVPTEGYGSFLLRDLPFDAIQFCIYEQLRIGYRLAAKRDLKDAENAIIGAFAGAITGALTTPLDVMKTRLMIQGQANQHRGFIDCAQTILREEGAGAFLKGIEPRVLWIGIGGSIFFGVLEKTKPVLAQRSRRRDAKLKL; encoded by the exons ATGGGCGGTGGTGAAGACGGGGGATCGTGCAATCTGCTCCAAGTTCTTTTTG AGGGTGCTGTAGCTGGAGGAGCTGCTGGTGTTGTTGTCGAAACAGCTTTATACCCTATTGATACAATAAAGACGAGGCTTCAG GCTGCTCAAGGCGGAAGTAAAATTCAATGGAAAGGCTTGTATGCTGGGTTAGGTGGAAATATCATGGGTGTTCTTCC TGCTTCTGCAATATTTGTGGGAGTGTATGAACCAGCTAAAAGAAAACTACTGGAATTGCTTCCTGAAAATTTGAGTGCTATTGCTCATTTG ACTGCAGGGGCAATTGGTGGGGTTGCTTCTTCTCTTATTCGTGTTCCCACGGAG GGCTATGGATCCTTTCTACTGCGAGATCTGCCATTTGATGCTATTCAATTTTGCATATATGAGCAGCTCCGAATCGGCTATCGATTAGCG GCAAAGAGGGATTTGAAAGACGCAGAAAATGCAATTATTGGTGCTTTTGCTG GTGCCATTACTGGTGCTCTAACAACGCCCCTCGATGTCATGAAGACAAGATTGATGATTCAG GGACAGGCAAACCAACATAGAGGATTCATAGACTGTGCTCAAACTATTCTGCGAGAGGAAGGCGCTGGCGCCTTCTTGAAG GGTATCGAGCCAAGGGTGTTGTGGATCGGCATCGGCGGATCAATCTTCTTTGGCGTTCtggagaaaacaaaaccggTTCTGGCTCAGAGGAGCCGCCGTAGGGATGCTAAGCTCAAACTTTAG
- the LOC120668889 gene encoding probable S-adenosylmethionine carrier 2, chloroplastic isoform X1 has translation MGGGEDGGSCNLLQVLFEGAVAGGAAGVVVETALYPIDTIKTRLQAAQGGSKIQWKGLYAGLGGNIMGVLPASAIFVGVYEPAKRKLLELLPENLSAIAHLTAGAIGGVASSLIRVPTEVVKQRMQMSQFKTAPDAVRLIVAKEGIKGLYAGYGSFLLRDLPFDAIQFCIYEQLRIGYRLAAKRDLKDAENAIIGAFAGAITGALTTPLDVMKTRLMIQGQANQHRGFIDCAQTILREEGAGAFLKGIEPRVLWIGIGGSIFFGVLEKTKPVLAQRSRRRDAKLKL, from the exons ATGGGCGGTGGTGAAGACGGGGGATCGTGCAATCTGCTCCAAGTTCTTTTTG AGGGTGCTGTAGCTGGAGGAGCTGCTGGTGTTGTTGTCGAAACAGCTTTATACCCTATTGATACAATAAAGACGAGGCTTCAG GCTGCTCAAGGCGGAAGTAAAATTCAATGGAAAGGCTTGTATGCTGGGTTAGGTGGAAATATCATGGGTGTTCTTCC TGCTTCTGCAATATTTGTGGGAGTGTATGAACCAGCTAAAAGAAAACTACTGGAATTGCTTCCTGAAAATTTGAGTGCTATTGCTCATTTG ACTGCAGGGGCAATTGGTGGGGTTGCTTCTTCTCTTATTCGTGTTCCCACGGAG GTGGTTAAGCAAAGAATGCAAATGAGTCAATTCAAGACTGCGCCTGATGCTGTTCGCCTTATTGTTGCTAAAGAAGGAATCAAGGGTCTTTATGCT GGCTATGGATCCTTTCTACTGCGAGATCTGCCATTTGATGCTATTCAATTTTGCATATATGAGCAGCTCCGAATCGGCTATCGATTAGCG GCAAAGAGGGATTTGAAAGACGCAGAAAATGCAATTATTGGTGCTTTTGCTG GTGCCATTACTGGTGCTCTAACAACGCCCCTCGATGTCATGAAGACAAGATTGATGATTCAG GGACAGGCAAACCAACATAGAGGATTCATAGACTGTGCTCAAACTATTCTGCGAGAGGAAGGCGCTGGCGCCTTCTTGAAG GGTATCGAGCCAAGGGTGTTGTGGATCGGCATCGGCGGATCAATCTTCTTTGGCGTTCtggagaaaacaaaaccggTTCTGGCTCAGAGGAGCCGCCGTAGGGATGCTAAGCTCAAACTTTAG